The Paenibacillus sp. MBLB1832 genome has a window encoding:
- a CDS encoding right-handed parallel beta-helix repeat-containing protein codes for MHTNIDSEAKITIFVEEVSDNSLIEAIESAPNGSEIILPGGTYYLTKPVAIHGKKNLKLRSREGERASLVGGVPLKGWTPYKEGIYKITVPHTFNELYENGKRSTCARWPKTGYLRSKGNVPDNFKASFLYDREDIPPLSSVQSLKTHLWPSGPMGEFNWHSVDMPIRIDQEERRVTLSQDTWYALGVGTRYYIYNSLELLTEPGEFFLDRERMELYYKPYVLPIEEQMIIMPTVRDIFHVQDSESITIEEMDLSCTDMLDLIYEEREDQDHAAVFIQRSRNIMISNMRIYNTGLNGVTMYHHTENVTVQGCHIHHIGHTGVRGMGKKHSRHTINKGHTVVNNHIHDLGIRVGQCAGVQLMYAGESVIMHNRIHDSVRYAISLLGTARHIDQTDPYFGGKKVQQHLLYEFNHTRDNYVAFNETFRCCTDSQDTGAIQAFCSGPNDVFYNNMVHDQDVPFSFANGIYLDDNCHKYRVEKNLVYRLNHNGEGKLSCAIVAKGTENVIRNNRVVDCHIVEDGGVISTFSMGPKENFDITIEENVFANNTGGILTSADWQYNRLERCDNNLYFNATGEGYHVIGYEGKKGELSLEKWKRAGYDWKSRIADPRFIDATNDDYRLRYDSDAFLLGQDEINMKDIGVMESYRMEEPGRVVALFPWSGNERSYLNLKSGEQGKLVCFGRTDNGMLIELTEAKLLAEGPEVLVNQSGLVTGVRTGACRIRITYEGLTTYHDVLVDDRLKEVCMINLPATMAVGESLQLNVIGRTHLGQSIKPLHVSFRSKHNLVSENMYKVIRQGEDIVSAIAVFEDQTLVQEFTVLIESDVLKGVELKLPKLASIGEVVPVKAEGVMYSGSHLHLSEFQVKVEDALVDGQSITFRSPSEQKITVIADGFTDSSVIRAVPQTNLPEGWMLSNYGDAQGAIHFADGQWTLYSNGCNIWFDKDDFTFLHKEIADSADVEVSMKIQHIEEIHSDSQCGILLRAHHGVDSRCVNLRVTPEGRIMLAARLEDGAAVRPIAGALSEWKQGGSQNGSVISEVTEQLKAFPVYLVLTYRNGTATAYLEDERGSQKIGAVEIELPPTILVGAALFSIDPNRCTSSSFTFEVKR; via the coding sequence ATGCATACGAATATCGATTCAGAGGCGAAAATTACAATTTTCGTTGAGGAAGTATCGGATAATTCCTTGATTGAAGCAATTGAAAGCGCACCCAATGGGAGCGAAATCATTCTTCCCGGTGGCACCTACTATTTAACAAAGCCTGTTGCCATTCATGGAAAGAAAAACCTCAAGCTCCGTTCGCGGGAAGGCGAGCGAGCATCCCTTGTTGGAGGAGTTCCCTTAAAGGGATGGACTCCTTACAAGGAAGGCATTTACAAGATAACCGTTCCACATACGTTTAACGAACTCTACGAGAACGGCAAACGAAGCACCTGTGCGAGATGGCCGAAGACCGGTTACTTGAGATCCAAGGGGAATGTCCCGGACAACTTCAAGGCCAGCTTCCTCTACGATCGTGAAGATATTCCTCCGCTATCTAGCGTTCAGTCTCTTAAGACGCATCTATGGCCTTCTGGTCCGATGGGTGAATTTAATTGGCACAGTGTCGATATGCCGATACGAATTGATCAGGAAGAGCGTCGTGTTACCTTGTCCCAAGACACTTGGTACGCGCTCGGTGTGGGCACGCGCTATTATATCTATAACAGTCTGGAGTTATTGACGGAGCCGGGTGAATTCTTCTTGGATCGGGAGCGTATGGAGCTCTACTACAAGCCATATGTCCTGCCGATTGAGGAACAGATGATCATCATGCCTACGGTTCGCGATATTTTCCATGTACAGGATAGTGAGAGCATTACAATAGAAGAAATGGATTTGTCGTGCACCGATATGCTTGACTTGATCTATGAAGAACGAGAGGATCAGGATCACGCTGCTGTATTCATTCAACGTTCCCGTAATATCATGATTTCAAATATGCGCATCTATAATACCGGCCTCAATGGCGTGACGATGTATCACCATACCGAGAATGTAACCGTACAGGGCTGCCATATTCATCACATCGGACATACAGGCGTTCGGGGAATGGGCAAGAAGCACTCCCGTCACACAATTAATAAAGGGCACACCGTAGTAAATAATCATATTCATGATCTGGGCATTCGAGTCGGGCAATGTGCGGGAGTGCAGCTCATGTATGCGGGCGAAAGCGTCATCATGCACAATCGGATTCACGATTCGGTAAGGTATGCGATTAGCTTGTTAGGCACCGCACGGCACATTGATCAGACCGACCCCTACTTTGGCGGCAAAAAGGTTCAGCAGCACCTGCTATATGAGTTTAATCATACCCGAGACAACTATGTTGCCTTCAATGAAACGTTCCGGTGCTGCACGGACTCACAGGATACTGGCGCGATCCAGGCCTTTTGTTCAGGGCCAAATGACGTTTTCTATAATAATATGGTACATGATCAAGATGTTCCGTTCTCCTTCGCAAACGGGATTTACCTAGATGACAATTGCCATAAATATCGCGTCGAGAAAAATTTGGTGTACAGGCTGAACCATAATGGGGAAGGTAAGTTATCCTGTGCGATTGTAGCGAAGGGAACCGAGAATGTCATTCGAAATAACCGAGTGGTCGATTGTCATATCGTAGAAGATGGTGGAGTCATTTCTACCTTCTCTATGGGGCCTAAGGAAAACTTTGACATTACGATCGAGGAGAATGTATTTGCGAACAACACAGGCGGTATCCTTACGTCGGCGGACTGGCAATACAATCGACTGGAGAGATGTGACAACAATTTGTATTTTAACGCAACTGGTGAAGGATACCATGTGATCGGTTATGAGGGCAAGAAGGGGGAACTTTCACTCGAAAAGTGGAAGCGGGCAGGATATGATTGGAAATCCCGGATCGCGGACCCGCGATTCATCGATGCGACGAACGACGACTACCGGCTGCGCTATGATTCCGATGCGTTCCTCTTAGGTCAAGATGAAATTAACATGAAGGACATTGGTGTGATGGAATCTTACCGGATGGAAGAGCCGGGTAGGGTGGTCGCTCTATTTCCTTGGTCCGGGAATGAGAGATCCTATCTGAACTTGAAATCAGGTGAACAAGGTAAGCTGGTCTGCTTTGGCAGAACCGACAATGGGATGTTAATAGAATTGACCGAAGCGAAATTGTTGGCAGAGGGTCCAGAAGTTCTTGTGAACCAGTCCGGACTTGTGACTGGAGTACGCACAGGAGCGTGCCGTATCCGAATTACCTATGAAGGACTTACCACATATCATGATGTCTTGGTGGATGATAGGCTCAAGGAGGTGTGCATGATAAATCTCCCTGCCACAATGGCTGTCGGCGAGAGTCTACAACTGAATGTAATTGGCCGGACTCACTTGGGTCAATCCATCAAGCCGCTTCACGTATCGTTCCGAAGCAAGCATAATCTAGTATCCGAGAATATGTACAAAGTCATTCGTCAGGGGGAGGATATCGTTAGCGCTATCGCCGTCTTTGAGGACCAGACCCTCGTGCAGGAATTTACGGTTCTTATCGAAAGTGATGTTCTGAAGGGCGTGGAGCTCAAGTTGCCGAAGCTGGCCTCGATTGGAGAAGTCGTTCCGGTGAAGGCCGAAGGCGTCATGTACAGCGGCAGCCATCTTCACCTGAGTGAGTTCCAGGTAAAGGTTGAGGACGCCCTGGTAGATGGACAATCCATCACATTCAGGTCCCCTTCGGAGCAGAAAATCACGGTGATTGCGGATGGATTTACCGACAGCTCTGTAATTCGGGCTGTTCCGCAGACGAATTTGCCTGAAGGATGGATGTTATCGAACTATGGGGATGCTCAAGGGGCCATCCACTTTGCCGATGGGCAGTGGACCCTGTATTCGAACGGGTGCAACATCTGGTTTGATAAGGACGACTTTACCTTCCTTCATAAGGAAATCGCTGATTCAGCAGACGTTGAGGTCAGTATGAAGATCCAACATATAGAAGAAATTCATTCCGATAGTCAGTGTGGTATTTTGCTGCGAGCCCATCATGGAGTGGACAGCCGATGCGTCAATCTCAGGGTTACCCCGGAAGGGAGAATCATGCTTGCTGCTCGACTGGAAGATGGCGCCGCTGTAAGGCCGATTGCCGGTGCGCTGTCCGAATGGAAGCAGGGAGGCAGTCAGAACGGTTCGGTTATTAGTGAAGTTACGGAGCAGTTGAAGGCGTTCCCCGTATACCTCGTGCTAACTTATCGAAACGGTACGGCGACAGCCTACCTGGAGGATGAGCGGGGAAGTCAGAAGATCGGCGCTGTGGAGATTGAACTACCGCCAACAATACTGGTCGGAGCGGCGTTATTCTCTATCGATCCGAATCGATGTACTTCAAGCAGTTTTACCTTTGAAGTGAAGAGATGA
- a CDS encoding Gfo/Idh/MocA family protein, whose protein sequence is MRSVGYGIVGLGVGTAHVKAALKAEGCHAVVICDKDEKRLHDVGDTYGIPRELRFASLEEMLEKAPIDIVSVCTPSGLHLEVAEACMKAGKHILVEKPVEITLDKIDAMIDSAKAYGVKAGCIFQTRFREGNQRIKNLLMEERLGKLVTANFHVKWYRTQEYYGWNGGWRGTWALDGGGALMNQSIHTVDLMRWLLGPIKSVFAKAGTYGHVIETEDTAVAVVTFENGAIATLIGTTCAYPGLEVSAQIHGLKGSYYAKDGVIELLKLEGEPEVELKQAEGASDVGGGSSNPMSISLEGHAAQVQDMITAVLTNRSPIIGIEEGREAVRIILAIYESARTGKEVFLKR, encoded by the coding sequence ATGCGTAGTGTTGGGTATGGAATAGTAGGACTGGGCGTGGGAACCGCTCATGTGAAGGCGGCTCTGAAGGCTGAGGGATGCCATGCGGTGGTTATTTGTGACAAGGATGAAAAGCGCTTGCACGATGTCGGAGACACCTATGGAATACCGAGGGAGCTTCGATTCGCTTCCCTAGAGGAAATGCTTGAGAAAGCGCCCATCGATATCGTCAGTGTTTGTACGCCAAGCGGCTTACACCTGGAGGTGGCCGAAGCTTGTATGAAAGCGGGCAAGCATATTCTGGTCGAGAAGCCGGTTGAGATCACGCTTGATAAAATTGATGCCATGATTGATTCAGCCAAAGCATATGGGGTTAAAGCAGGATGTATATTCCAAACTCGCTTTCGTGAAGGAAATCAACGGATCAAGAATCTTCTTATGGAGGAACGGCTCGGTAAGCTAGTAACAGCGAATTTTCATGTGAAGTGGTATCGGACGCAGGAGTACTATGGGTGGAATGGAGGTTGGAGAGGGACCTGGGCTTTGGACGGAGGGGGCGCTTTAATGAACCAATCGATCCATACCGTCGACCTCATGCGATGGCTGCTAGGTCCGATCAAAAGTGTCTTCGCCAAGGCAGGCACCTACGGACATGTGATAGAAACGGAGGACACCGCCGTTGCTGTTGTAACTTTCGAGAACGGAGCTATCGCAACCCTAATCGGAACGACATGTGCATACCCAGGGCTGGAGGTTTCGGCACAGATCCATGGCTTGAAGGGCAGCTATTACGCGAAAGATGGGGTGATAGAGCTACTGAAGCTGGAGGGAGAACCTGAAGTGGAGCTGAAACAAGCCGAAGGAGCTTCCGATGTAGGTGGTGGCAGTTCGAATCCAATGTCGATCTCCCTAGAGGGTCATGCCGCACAAGTTCAGGACATGATTACAGCTGTGTTGACGAATAGGTCCCCGATCATAGGCATTGAGGAGGGCCGCGAAGCTGTTCGTATTATTCTGGCTATCTATGAATCAGCAAGAACGGGTAAGGAAGTTTTTTTGAAAAGATAA
- a CDS encoding DUF3604 domain-containing protein encodes MDVITATEHVHPLHQSWAHMLQAGEFFHEPGKFIPLTSWEVNLPDGHINVYAKSTETEIAWSDISRDWDHVAEFDDPEDIITAVHVTMSPKHPSFDWNRAGKRLRLVEMLQERGCSESNEPDALWDINPDPNKLDGSVRTALAMGHRVGFVGGTDNHLGFPTRSNTVAGYVGMTGFISPELTRASIWDAMNNRHTYATSGVPILCHFTINGSLMGSELKLAPGERALAKLQLYGTAPIDRVELISNGKTVFTWEPHAWEVDQEVELELPS; translated from the coding sequence TTGGATGTCATTACGGCAACCGAGCACGTCCATCCGCTGCACCAGTCTTGGGCCCACATGCTGCAAGCCGGGGAGTTTTTCCACGAGCCTGGCAAGTTTATCCCGTTGACCTCTTGGGAGGTAAACCTGCCGGATGGTCACATCAACGTATATGCCAAAAGTACGGAGACAGAGATTGCCTGGTCCGACATCAGCCGCGATTGGGATCACGTCGCGGAATTCGACGATCCTGAGGACATCATTACAGCTGTGCACGTGACTATGTCTCCGAAACATCCATCCTTTGACTGGAATCGGGCAGGGAAACGGCTGCGTCTGGTTGAGATGCTGCAGGAGAGAGGGTGCAGCGAGAGTAACGAGCCAGATGCTTTATGGGACATTAATCCCGACCCCAACAAGCTTGACGGTTCCGTTCGTACGGCGCTTGCCATGGGGCATCGTGTTGGTTTCGTCGGTGGCACAGACAACCACCTGGGCTTTCCAACCCGCAGTAACACAGTGGCCGGGTATGTCGGTATGACCGGCTTCATAAGCCCCGAGCTGACTCGGGCGAGCATATGGGATGCGATGAATAATCGCCATACGTATGCCACATCGGGTGTGCCGATCTTGTGTCATTTTACAATCAATGGGTCCTTGATGGGCAGTGAGTTGAAGCTGGCTCCTGGAGAAAGGGCGTTAGCTAAGCTTCAGTTGTATGGAACGGCTCCCATTGACAGAGTGGAGCTCATTTCGAACGGTAAGACAGTCTTTACATGGGAACCTCATGCTTGGGAGGTCGACCAAGAGGTTGAACTGGAGTTGCCTTCGTAA
- a CDS encoding Gfo/Idh/MocA family protein, with amino-acid sequence MASITFAAVGLKHSHVGSMMRNLIEAGASLKWIYDDDPTTLAFYAAQFPQARVAREESEVLEDQEIKLVASADMPSRRFALGKRVIQAGKDYFVDKAPFSTLGELEQARSLTAQTGMKYAVFYNERIISKAVAHAKRLIEAGEIGRVIHMTGFGPHAMGNDRPDWYHRKVNNGAIHIDIGCHQIDQFLYLSGSQDARLLESKVVNFNHPQYPELDDYGDASFVGDNGALLYYRVDWFTPRALGTFGDGRIFILGTEGYIELRKYIDVARGKAGNQLYLVNQTEQRHFDLNDQPGTSFFRDLIQDCLNRTETASVQKHDFRVAELSMLAQRDAKVMTNHTYAEKGV; translated from the coding sequence TTGGCCAGTATTACCTTTGCCGCAGTTGGATTGAAGCACAGCCATGTGGGGAGCATGATGCGAAACCTCATCGAAGCGGGTGCTTCATTGAAATGGATTTATGATGATGACCCAACCACACTAGCATTCTACGCAGCTCAATTCCCCCAAGCTCGGGTCGCGCGTGAGGAATCGGAGGTATTGGAGGACCAAGAGATTAAGCTCGTTGCCAGTGCAGATATGCCGTCCAGACGATTTGCGCTTGGTAAGAGGGTTATTCAAGCTGGTAAGGATTATTTCGTAGATAAAGCCCCTTTCTCTACATTAGGGGAGCTGGAGCAGGCAAGGAGTTTAACGGCGCAAACAGGAATGAAATACGCTGTGTTTTATAATGAGCGTATTATTTCCAAAGCGGTTGCCCATGCCAAGCGGCTTATCGAAGCAGGAGAAATCGGTAGAGTTATACACATGACTGGTTTCGGACCGCACGCGATGGGAAACGATAGACCAGATTGGTACCATCGCAAGGTGAATAACGGTGCCATTCATATCGATATCGGCTGTCATCAGATTGATCAGTTCTTATACCTTAGCGGAAGTCAAGATGCTAGACTGCTGGAGAGCAAGGTGGTCAATTTTAATCATCCTCAATACCCGGAATTGGACGATTATGGTGATGCATCCTTCGTAGGGGATAACGGGGCCTTGCTATACTATCGTGTAGATTGGTTCACTCCCCGTGCGCTAGGGACTTTTGGTGACGGTCGTATTTTTATTCTGGGAACGGAAGGATATATAGAACTGCGTAAATATATTGATGTGGCACGAGGCAAAGCAGGCAACCAGCTGTATCTTGTGAATCAGACCGAACAGCGGCATTTTGACCTTAATGATCAGCCGGGTACCTCATTCTTTCGAGATCTGATTCAAGATTGCCTGAACAGGACGGAAACGGCGAGCGTCCAGAAGCACGACTTCAGGGTAGCGGAGCTGAGTATGCTGGCACAAAGAGATGCTAAGGTCATGACTAATCATACATATGCGGAAAAAGGAGTATAG
- a CDS encoding phytanoyl-CoA dioxygenase family protein yields the protein MMSKVLSSSQIEQFIEMGYVKVEEAYPRKFALTAQDRLWERLEREGIDRQDRSTWTEPLISIQEHYSSEEFHRCSTRRLADAVKDLIGVGRLKDWQVYGDDGSSTKWGWWPVNFSLGADQPWTVPHEGWHWDGQNFRHYVDAPNQGLLCLCLFSDIGPRGGGTLVVEGSHKPVASYLQQYPEGIELGPAIREFRGKHKYWVELCRPFEATEKVALERVERFMNTSYIDENGFHLKVVETTGQAGDVFLCHPFLFHAPSQNHSGVPRFMCNRVSPLEERMRLQRKNKADYSPLELSIRNSIF from the coding sequence ATGATGTCGAAGGTCTTAAGCTCAAGTCAAATCGAGCAATTCATTGAAATGGGTTATGTGAAGGTGGAGGAAGCTTACCCAAGAAAGTTCGCTCTAACTGCGCAAGATCGACTATGGGAAAGACTGGAGCGGGAAGGTATTGATCGTCAGGATCGCTCTACATGGACGGAACCGCTTATCAGCATTCAGGAGCATTATAGTTCCGAAGAGTTCCATCGATGCAGCACGCGTCGGTTGGCGGATGCTGTTAAAGATTTGATTGGAGTGGGTCGACTGAAGGACTGGCAGGTATATGGAGACGATGGCTCCTCTACGAAGTGGGGCTGGTGGCCGGTCAATTTCTCGCTTGGCGCTGATCAGCCTTGGACCGTGCCTCATGAAGGTTGGCATTGGGATGGCCAGAATTTCCGCCACTATGTGGACGCTCCGAATCAAGGCTTGCTGTGCCTGTGCTTATTCTCGGATATCGGTCCTCGGGGTGGAGGAACGTTGGTTGTGGAGGGCTCTCACAAGCCGGTAGCTAGTTACTTGCAGCAATATCCTGAGGGGATTGAGTTAGGGCCTGCTATTCGTGAATTTCGCGGCAAACACAAGTATTGGGTCGAGCTGTGCAGGCCCTTCGAAGCAACGGAAAAAGTTGCACTGGAGCGAGTGGAGAGGTTCATGAATACCTCCTATATCGATGAGAACGGTTTTCATTTGAAGGTTGTTGAAACAACAGGTCAAGCTGGCGATGTGTTTCTGTGTCATCCATTCCTGTTCCATGCTCCTTCACAAAATCATTCAGGTGTCCCGCGATTCATGTGCAATCGGGTATCGCCGCTTGAGGAGCGTATGAGGCTTCAACGGAAGAACAAGGCAGACTATTCCCCGCTGGAGCTTAGTATTAGAAATTCTATTTTTTAG
- a CDS encoding Gfo/Idh/MocA family protein, whose amino-acid sequence MEKVRIGVIGLGMGAMHAKYIADGEIPGAELTAICDLDESRIAYWRDQWQDKVAYFTDAEAMMDSGKVDAVIVATHHYLHPVLGKTVLEKGLHLMVEKPAGVFTKNVRELNELAEQCGKVYGIMYNQRALPLYQKLKDLIDSGELGELKRTNWIITNWYRSQSYYDSGGWRATWAGEGGGVLINQDPHQLDLWQWICGMPKRVRGFCYYGKFHDIEVEDDVTAFVEYENGATGTFITSTGETPGTNRFEISGDRGKIVIEDNKLTFWRTRVSEREFNATFKGGFGQPESWKCEVPIPEGDKSKIAHRGITANWVEAILKGTPLIAPGVEGIRGLSISNAIHLSSWTNDWVELPLDEDLYYEKLQEKIEQSTFRKKVKEVVSSDLQNSF is encoded by the coding sequence ATGGAGAAGGTACGCATTGGAGTAATTGGGCTTGGTATGGGAGCTATGCATGCCAAATATATCGCAGACGGTGAGATTCCCGGGGCCGAGCTGACGGCGATTTGCGACCTTGATGAATCACGTATTGCCTACTGGCGCGATCAATGGCAGGACAAGGTCGCCTATTTCACCGATGCTGAAGCCATGATGGATTCCGGTAAGGTGGACGCGGTTATTGTGGCCACGCATCATTATCTGCACCCCGTGCTGGGGAAGACAGTGCTTGAGAAGGGCCTGCACCTTATGGTCGAGAAACCGGCAGGGGTCTTCACCAAGAATGTGAGAGAGCTAAACGAGTTGGCGGAGCAATGCGGAAAGGTGTACGGAATCATGTACAACCAACGTGCGCTTCCCCTGTATCAAAAGCTGAAGGACTTGATCGATTCCGGAGAGCTCGGCGAACTGAAGCGCACGAATTGGATCATTACCAACTGGTATCGTTCCCAGTCGTACTACGATTCCGGCGGTTGGAGGGCAACCTGGGCCGGGGAAGGCGGGGGAGTGCTGATTAATCAGGATCCCCATCAACTTGATCTGTGGCAATGGATCTGCGGCATGCCCAAACGCGTTCGTGGCTTCTGCTACTACGGTAAATTTCACGATATCGAAGTGGAAGACGATGTAACGGCATTCGTGGAGTACGAGAACGGGGCGACGGGAACATTCATTACATCTACCGGAGAGACACCGGGAACGAATCGCTTCGAGATTTCCGGAGATCGCGGCAAAATCGTCATTGAGGATAACAAATTAACATTCTGGCGAACTCGAGTCTCGGAGAGGGAATTTAATGCAACGTTCAAGGGGGGCTTCGGCCAACCGGAGAGCTGGAAGTGTGAAGTTCCCATTCCGGAAGGGGATAAGAGCAAAATCGCTCATCGGGGCATTACCGCCAACTGGGTGGAAGCGATTCTGAAGGGGACGCCGCTAATCGCCCCAGGTGTGGAAGGGATTAGGGGGCTGTCGATCTCCAACGCCATTCATCTCTCCTCCTGGACGAATGATTGGGTCGAGCTGCCTCTGGATGAAGATTTGTACTATGAGAAGCTGCAAGAGAAAATTGAACAGTCTACTTTCCGCAAAAAGGTAAAAGAAGTAGTATCGTCTGACTTGCAGAATTCATTTTAA
- a CDS encoding sugar phosphate isomerase/epimerase family protein has product MGQFQLSAFSDEIGGDLEFQMDVLEQYGIKHIEMRGVNGKGLVQNTREEVLGIKRQLADRGFKLSSVGSPIGKIKITDDFEPHLELFRYTLEIAEILEAPYIRLFSFFIPEGENPAIYRDEVLRRMSTLVKEAEGTGVTLLHENEAKIYGDTPERCLDLLDSINSPHFKAIFDPANYIHCGVNCYPDAFYQIKKHLAYMHIKDATLEPRITVPAGYGIGHLYEILNEIHSEGKPMFLSLEPHLSKFTIEQFAKLEPNSPIIHMPEGGARTFAMAATSLIKLIRRIEEEAKQEV; this is encoded by the coding sequence ATGGGACAGTTTCAATTAAGCGCTTTCTCCGATGAAATCGGTGGAGACCTGGAGTTCCAGATGGACGTTCTGGAGCAGTATGGAATTAAACATATCGAGATGAGAGGGGTCAATGGGAAGGGCCTCGTTCAGAATACAAGGGAAGAAGTTCTGGGTATCAAGCGACAACTTGCAGACCGAGGCTTCAAGCTATCCTCAGTCGGATCCCCCATCGGCAAAATCAAAATAACGGATGACTTCGAGCCCCATCTGGAATTATTCCGTTATACGCTCGAGATCGCCGAAATCCTGGAGGCGCCTTATATCCGCTTGTTTAGCTTCTTCATTCCGGAAGGAGAGAATCCTGCCATCTATCGGGACGAGGTGCTGCGGCGAATGAGTACACTCGTCAAGGAGGCGGAAGGAACCGGGGTTACACTCTTGCATGAGAATGAAGCGAAAATTTACGGAGATACGCCTGAGCGCTGTCTGGATCTGCTAGACTCCATCAACAGCCCGCATTTTAAAGCGATCTTCGATCCCGCTAACTATATCCATTGCGGGGTAAATTGTTACCCTGACGCCTTCTACCAAATCAAGAAGCATCTTGCCTACATGCATATCAAGGATGCTACGCTAGAGCCGCGCATCACGGTTCCGGCCGGTTATGGTATTGGGCACCTGTATGAAATCTTGAATGAGATCCATTCGGAAGGCAAGCCGATGTTCTTGTCCCTGGAGCCCCATCTATCCAAGTTCACGATCGAACAATTTGCGAAGCTCGAACCGAATTCTCCGATTATTCACATGCCGGAGGGCGGAGCACGTACGTTCGCGATGGCGGCTACATCGCTTATCAAACTCATTCGACGCATCGAAGAAGAGGCGAAACAGGAGGTATAG